Proteins encoded by one window of Anopheles maculipalpis chromosome 2RL, idAnoMacuDA_375_x, whole genome shotgun sequence:
- the LOC126559356 gene encoding uncharacterized protein LOC126559356 has translation MKCGNIQPYTIVVILCCLGLTNGRIIHRISDYNAPMAEPVRQCRAICLANHLHEEINNIVVTDECTDRPNCFMCWDYCKILHEEKRIVRDLMCSDVICYSGCKTACKYYAGFFRSEKSKTLLRSLTVPAVGGHQPKQYDVEPSAT, from the exons ATGAAGTGTGGAAACATTCAACCGTACACAATCGTCGTCATCCTGTGCTGCCTTGGACTAACCAACGGACGAATAATTCACCGGATTAGTGATTATAATGCACCCATGGCGGAACCAGTGCGTCAGTGCCGTGCAATCTGTTTAGCGAATCATCTGCACGAGGAGATTAACAACATTGTGGTGACGGATGAGTGTACCGATCGGCCAAATTGTTTCATGTGCTGGGATTACTGCAAGATCCTGCACGAGGAGAAGCGAATCGTGCGCGATTTAATGTGCAGTGATGTGATTTGT TACTCTGGATGTAAGACGGCCTGCAAGTACTACGCTGGATTCTTTCGTagcgaaaaatcgaaaactttGCTAAGGTCGCTCACCGTACCAGCTGTCGGTGGACACCAGCCGAAACAGTATGATGTTGAACCCAGTGCAACCTAA